From the genome of Oryza glaberrima chromosome 1, OglaRS2, whole genome shotgun sequence:
GTACGGGTTTTTGCTAGTATGAAGAAAATATGTTGAATTAGATATGTGAAGGTTAtgattgattgaaaaaaaagacgATTTATGTGAGAATAAGAGGTGAATTACTAtattctaaaataatttttttaatactagAATCTGCTACATTTGAATACGACCGAGGTAGTGCTGCTAGATAACGCACAGTACAGTCAACAATTAATGTACGGCACCCACAAAATACTGTTTGCACCTAGTTTAGTTTTCTCACTGTAATTTAAGTATGGGTATGTGTATTTTGCTTCCGCGTCGCCTCTCCCACGGGCGACACGGGAGGCGGAAAGCCGGCGTCGCccgctcctcccccctcctccctccgccgcctcgccgctgcccgagcggccgccggcaaagccgcgcggccgcaaggacggcggtggcggggcttCACCCTCGTCTTCGTCTCCCTCTCCCGTCGCGGTGGGGGGCCGCACGTGGGACGCGCGCGAAGACCGCCCAGATCCGGGCCGCCACAGCCGGATCTAGCGGGGAGGCCGCCAGCGGCGGATCGGtgtgaggtggcggcggcagttggtggtggtggcggcggggattGAAGGTGgcggggtggtggcggctggcggcggggaaggCAACGACGGTGGCGGGGGAGACGGCAACGGCGACAGGGATGGCGTGCGTGCTGGTTCTCTTGCTTGGGGCGTCGGCAGTGGGgttggagatggcggcggggatggaggtggcggcgaggttgGCGACggaggccggatctggcggcgagGTTGGCATCGGCGACCAGATCCAGGCGCTGGAGATGGTTTTGCCCCGGTGGCGGTTGCGACGGCAGCAGAGAGCTCGGCGACGGCGTTGGGGCGGTTGCGTTGGCAGTGCCGGCGGTTTGCAACGACGACTGCTGGCATAGATGGCTGGTGACAGCGGCATCGGCGACAGCGGCCGACTTGCAGCGGCCGTGACTGAGGATACGGTGGCGACGTCGAAGGATGCGGcagtggaggcggggaaggagttGGGTgtgaggtgacggcggcgacggtgaggtggtGACCGTgacggtggtgggaggaggcatggcggcctcgGACGGCTTGCCgagggcgtggcagacggcTGCATCGGCCGGCGCAGCAtcgtttggaggaggggtcggagaccgcTGGACGCAGAGTGGCGTAGCCGATGGCaacggaggccggctcggcgcgagaggcgtgggcggtggagatggaggtCGGCTTGGCGcaagaggcgcagccgatggagggaggccggattggcgcgagaggcgcgtccgctggaggaggccggcttggcgcgagaggcgcggccggcggtggaagagGCGACCTCGGTGCATggtggagctgccggtgggtgtggcaCGGTCTTCGccgcacgaaggctggccggcgggagCGTCGGTGCaggggccccacatgtcggcagagtttgagtggtggtggagcatcggtgcatcAGCCGTAGATTCGCAGatggtgagcggcgggtgaaaacctagcccggcCTTGGCGAACTGACAACGATGGTTAATTCCctctcctgagggcgttgtcgtgctgtctcacccctcaagggtgattgccgggcgaaagcctagtcttggctcctttgagccctgatggacggcggcagcggtcttccgtcgcttctctttttgaagacgtcgttttggcaccCCCTTGCTGTagggcgatctcgtctgtgttcctttgttggtctagcggcggccggtccggtgctaacCTTCTCTTGGTCGTGTGTGTTGGCGCTgccggtgtgtgggtggtggtatttttttttctcctggtcATGACCCTCCAGGgttataatcttgtaatttttttctgctctatcaatataacttcgcaccgtctcatgcgagtcgttcaaaaaaaaaaaaaaagtatgggtATGTTGCACCAAACTAGTGATGGTGTCGTCATTGCCGGGGACATCGCATCTAGAGCTATAGCTTGGTCTCTTTAATCTGCACGAGTATCcatcagtttgttgagttggtTATGCATGAATTCGACGTAACTTCTTCATGTGGCAATAACGATGTAACGATATAAGTATGATATATTATGATGTGCAAGTAGCTAGTGTACTGCAATAGTCATATATATGAATAGAGAGGCTTGATTAATTTGGCTTCTTTCTGAAATGTTTAATTATCTAAACCTTGTTTGAAACCTGCTACCTGAAAGACGAGCGATCGATCGAGTCAGCATGCAATTAAGCATCGACGTCGCGTGAAATGGCAGCGAATTTAGCGTGTGATAGCCTCGTTGCTTGAACGATCGGAGCAGCTCACCTCTGGAATCGAATTGAAGAAGCCTGACACGAAAAGGCGAGAGAGAAAAAATTCTTCATATTGATTTCTCGCTTAATTCTGGCGTGCCGGAAACCGAAAggaggcgatcgatcgatgcgtcGAATCGcatcatatcgatcgatcgccgacGCAGGATGGCAGGTTAGCATCATCAGGATGCATGGAAATGTGGAAGCACTGGATTTACCAAATTTATCTCAATAATAATGTTAACGGATTAGATTCCACGCTCTGCAAGCCCAAGATATTGGGATGTGTAGCGGTGAGATTCGGTTGTTGAAGATGCATCATCTAGCAATAGGATGGTACTACTACCTGTAACTGCAGTGCACGGTGATCAAATCATGATGTTGCGATTCTCGACGATATCGAGCTGCAGCGTCTATCTACGGAGCAGAGCTCTCCTTGATCAGGTCCAATATTCCAGTATGGTCATCAGGTCACCTGATCAGGGCAGCTAACCAGCAACCATTTGATCTTGGTGTGCAGTACTGCCTAAATGCTATattcgttttaaaatattattacaaaggatattttagaacggatgaaCTACTGTAACATATTGGAGAATAAAAATTCTCTAATAAGCAAAACCAAcatattagagaataaaaaataatttttagataaaacttttatatgtgtgttagcgacttaaaagccaacactgaaaaaaaaaccaagttgaaaatatcttaaaacaaATTCGTAAAAATTAtgtttgaaaatacaaattttgtCAATGGCTTCGGTTTATTAGGGCAACTAGTGAGACTAATATATGCGAGCGAAggaacctaaagtgaactttttcctGAAGAAATCAACCAACCGGGCCTTGACTTATATAACGGCCcacccatctccccctcccagGCCGGACGCGGAGCCCACGGAGCGATGCGATGGAAAGAAAGCCAGCGCTGCAGCGGCGCACCCAGGCCCAGCGCGGGGGCTCACTATCACCAAACTCGCTGATTAATTCGCGCGTCCCCCCAACCCCACCGCCCCACGACCACGAGCGCGGTCGTGCgatgccgtgccgtgccgtgcgaAACGGCTGCATGTGCATGCTCTCGCATCTGGACTGGATCAACCCAACGGTGACCCTGACCAGTGACCACCGGCTTCTCTTCTCCGCCGGTTAGTGCTGCTGCTTCGGCGGCGATGCGAAGATAGGATTCTAAATTTATAATCTCCCAGATGGAAGTACaccccttttttttcatatcaattaaataattataaaaaaattgacaaggtatatataatatatcactcaATGTTTagattcgacttctacaagttataataaaaatagtaacaaattaaactgtaactagtgtaatttttttttatttttgctgtaACTTATAGAAGGTGAATTTggacttgcatgtttgtggcgtaatatattacatattaaaaaatttaaaaagatttcATGACTATTTAGTTGGTATGTAGTGCTTACAAAAGTTTCCCCATCTcaaatcatcatcatccaacTACTACTGCAAGTTCCTACTTCTGTCACCTACTGCTGTGCTGCATTCCCTGCCCCAGATCGATCAGGTCCCCAACTCACAACGACCCATGCATCAGCTGAACCTGTGCTTTACTGAAATCATGCACACCCTAGGTTCGTTATTCTTCTCCTCTCACCTCTAATTCTCTTCACATCGTACTATGTTACATGCACCATTACATCAGGTACATATTGCTCGGTATTCACAATGGAGTATAAACCTACCTCCGATTTGTTTTCATTCCATCCCAGCAGCATCCTATTCTGCTTGTTTCGACCGATTTAACAGAAAGATGTTCAGATACGGTTGCTACTACAATACAAACACCTTTTCTGAAGTTTCCGGGTTTTTACACAAAAGTTGCAGAAGCACACGGTTCTCCAAATCATTTCATATATTCCATCAGGCCGCAAATCAACAGTATGCACATAAAAATTCTAACAACTCGCAACAGAAACGAGTCTATTACAATTCGAAATTCAGCATAAATTATTTCGGAAACTGAGCATATGCAAATCGGTCAGAAAAGATCGGAACCTATGCCTGGCTTTAAAGCTTGACGATGCCTCGTCGCTTCTCCTCGATCCCCTCTGCTCATCTGAGAGGAtcggagcaccgccgccgccgccgccattagtAGCAGGGGTACACCACGCAGCgcctgcgccgcggcggcgtgcacagcatcagcagcagcaacgcgagaacgacggcgacgagcagccCCAGCAGGTTGAACTCCGGATCGTCGTCCGTCTGGCTGCAACACAGCTTCCCCATGCCACCCGCTTCAGAAGGAGAGGACGAGAGTTCTTGGCTTGCAAGATGAACTTCTCTCGGTCTCTTTCTTTGAGAGGAAGTAGAAGAGAAGCAGGGCTTCTTGGCAGTAGTGGGTTTTCAGAATCTGAAAGACTCTGAAAGACTCCGGATGGAGGTCGTCTCGTCTCTGTATTCTATGACACTTTGGCTATGAATCTTGGGGTGCTTTCAAGCATCATGTGGGCTGGCTGGTTGTTGAGGCATCACTGTCTAGCCCTTCCATgatgcaacttcttttccatgGCTATGTCCTTTAGGTTGGATATCAGACAAATCGAACAACCAATTCCGCACCAACCATGGCCACCACTACCAGCACATCAGGATAGAGTTCTTGTAAGTTATAACTATGCAGAGATTGAAGTGCATTTCGGGATTTTACTAGTGTTGATTAATCTTGAAatgtctagtttttttttaatttctttcagATTTCAGTATGGTGGACCTGATCATCTCTCTTTTAGCCAAGACCTGATCAATGCAAACTTATACATTCAGTTAACTGGCACTGTCATTGACGTAGTATTAATTTGGATATAGGATCATCGCTGATGCGCTGAAAATCAAGTTGGATCCACCCTTTGATGATACGGAAATGCCAAGTGGTGAAAGACCAGGTCACATTAATTTGAGAACCTGTTCTTTTATTCTTCTCTAGCACGGTTCTGAAAAACAATggttcctctcttttttttttttacaggacaCTGTTGAATATTCTGGTGAGTaatccctccgttccaaaataaatacagttttGTACGGttcatgttcaacgtttgaccgttcgtcttatttaaaattttttattagtattttttattgttattagatgataaaatatgaatagtaggAATTATGGGCGTCCACTGCTTCACATGATAATCACATCACTTTGGGTTATGCTACGCACGTCATCAGCTTTCATTAATAGCCACTTGCTGTCACTGTATAATGATCCTGACTGCAATTAGGCTTCCTAATGTGGATAAAGACTTGCAAAGATGGCTACCAATTGCTGCTGCTTAATCTGAATAAAGAACATTCTTACCTGAACTAACACAAGGGCTGCAGGCTGACCTAGACTGCACTGCAATTTTTTTCTCTGACGGTGACAGATTCAGCAATAATGAGAGATCAATTTACTGATCCCCTCGTGGCTGTATTACAAGCCAAGCAACCCCTAATCTACGTGCTTATTAAATAATACATATACAGCACATGCTAATCAATGTTAAATACTCGAAATTGCACAAAATAGCAGTCATCATCTCAGTTGAAGATGAAGTATTTAACCAACAAGAACAGATAAGCATCATGTACAGTTTCTTGCTAATAAACTGAAGGGAGAAAATTTGGACATTTCGTGGAGGCATGCAGCAATGCATTTTGTTTGGTACGATGCGTctcattttcaaatttcaattcaGCGGTGCTTCAATTGGATCGGCGGTGGCTTGTTGTTCTTGTTTCGGCGACTCAATtggagcggcggtggcttgTTGTTCTTGTTCGTCATCCTTTTTATCCTTAGCGACCTGCTCCTCTCCTTTTTCATCCGTTTTTGTTGCTGTCATGGCCTCCTTCAATTCAATTGTTTGTTTCCCATCTGATTGCCCTGCACATGGAATGGGAACGTCTAGGAATATTATGTGAGCAGTTGAAATCGGCAGCTGATAAAGTtcatctcttttttatttttaaaggaaaacaGATCAGCAGAATTATAGATTGCAATTTATGCAAGCATGCCTAGATCACTGGATGTAAGGAATAATGTTGTTAGAGACAAAATGATTGGAAAAGATGCAAAAGAAGAATAATGATCGTTGGGTCCCCTGATTTTGATAAACACAATAGATGAGATAATAGCATGTGCATGTGCtaccttcgtttttttttttttttgagctgcTACCTTCGtatttagattattagatatatATGACACTGTTGATTTTATGCAGTCCTTGGTGCACAACTTTGACCACTATTTTCTAAGTATTAGAATATAATAATATGATCTATTAAAATCATAATGTTTTAAAAGTAATTCTAAATAAAAAGTTTACCTGTATGATCTCaatttttaaactaaataaGTGTGGAtgatcaaagttttaaaatttcaaccaaaatataGTTAAGAATGTCATATTTAACGAGAGGCAGGAAATTtcagattattatttttagataaatagtCCTTGTGCGTGTAATGTTTAGCAATCAAAGAAACcaaattgaaaaagtgttttcATCCCTCAGGCGATATCTCCTTGTTTCatgcatgccacctaaatagttattattttttaaaaaaaattacaagataaattaatatgaaatataacaCTTCACAAAAGTGcatgttaaaattcaacttctacatgttgtaacaaaaataactaacgataactatttttaatttaatttgttatttttattgcaATTTGTAGAAATCGAATTTGgccttgtatgtttgtggagtgatatatttcatattaatctatgttattttttaaaaaaaaattatattatttatacGTCATGCAAACATCTAGGGACATTCCCTCTGAACCTTACCATCGTCATCTTTCGAAACGGCAATGGATTTCTCCTCCTCTGTCTCCTGGGAGACGACGATCTCCTCGTGTTCGACCTTCATCTCATCTCTCGAAATGGCAGTGGATTTCTGATCCTCCTCTGTCTCCTGGGAGACGATGATCTCCTCGTGTTCGACCTTGATCTCCTCGCGTTCGACTTCGACCTTGGTGATCTCATCTCTCGAAATGACAGCGgatttctcctcctcctcctctgtctCCTGTGAGACGatgatcttctcctcctcctcctcgaccttGATCTCCTCCTGTTCGACATTGATCGCCTCAATGTTGCTTGTCTCCTTCTTGGCATCTTCTGCCTGATCaactccggccaccgcctccatTTCGCCATTGTTGGACTTAGAAGAGCTAGGTTGCTCTAGTTGTGCtacctcctcgccggccaccggcgccgggACAGCGgccgggaaggcggcggcggcgctactaCTGGTGTCATTCTCCAGGGTGGCCGGGGCAGTCGTCGGCGAGGTGACACTAGTGACGTCATCCTCCTGATGAACCTCGTCGGCGTTGGCGACGACCGGCCGGGCACGGGCGCCGGGGAAGGTGACGCTGCCTTCTTCGTCCTCGGCGACGGGGGCAACCGCGAAGGTGATGCTTTCGTCGTCGTTgggctgctcgtcgtcgtcgtcgtcgtcctcggctaatgccgcctcgtcgtcgtcttcctcctcgacgGCTGCCTCCATTGTTGCCGTGGCAACAACCTCGTCGtcgttcttgttcttgttcttgtccTCCTCTGCTTTAATTTTctcatcgacggcggcgacattCTCGGTTGATGCGACGTCGTTCTTGGCGTCAGtgatcttctccttctccttgacGAACTCCTCCTTCATTGGCACTACTacatcctctttcttctcatcaATGGCGACCTTGGTCGGAAtcaccttctccttcttcttatCATCGGTGACAGCTTCTTGTTTGTTCTTGGcctcctcctttttcttctcctcgacGATCTTCTtcacggccgccggcgacgccttggccgccgccgccgtcgtcgtcttctcgaCGATCACTACGCCGGTGTCCTTGACGACGAcctcatcggcggcggccgccgtggtACTCTCCTCGACATCCTTCTTCTCCTCATCAATGGCCTTCTCTTTCGGCGTCGCCTTGCCCTTCCCCTTGACCTCTTCGTTGACACTGCTTTCCttgacaacggcggcggccgagctctcgtcggacggcggcggcggcgcgtgagacggggcggcgttggcggcggcgacgacgctggACTTCCGCcggaagaggcggcggctggaTCTGCCGCCGGTGGAGCCGACGGTGTTGCCGGTGGCCACAGCTTCTTTGGAGCCACCGCAacccatggcggcggccggccggcgatgtggaggaggaggaggaggaggagacgacggcgaggagagaATGTAGGAGACACAAGAGAGGATTGCATGGGAAAATATATGctgcatgcacgcatgcatgaaCGAATGTTCATATGGCGTTTGCAAATTTAGGGAAACCATAAACAAACAGGAGGTTTTGTGACATGTGTTTAGTGCTCTAATTGCAGCCTCATTGTTCTATAtattcgaagaaaaaaaatctttagcaAGGCTGTAGGTAATTCCAGGTGGTTTTTTCAGCTTCAGATGGAGGTTTAactttataatactaaatttgATGAGCTGTTTTACCTGAGA
Proteins encoded in this window:
- the LOC127769730 gene encoding uncharacterized protein LOC127769730 isoform X2; the encoded protein is MVSLNLQTPYEHSFMHACMQHIFSHAILSCVSYILSSPSSPPPPPPPHRRPAAAMGCGGSKEAVATGNTVGSTGGRSSRRLFRRKSSVVAAANAAPSHAPPPPSDESSAAAVVKESSVNEEVKGKGKATPKEKAIDEEKKDVEESTTAAAADEVVVKDTGVVIVEKTTTAAAAKASPAAVKKIVEEKKKEEAKNKQEAVTDDKKKEKVIPTKVAIDEKKEDVVVPMKEEFVKEKEKITDAKNDVASTENVAAVDEKIKAEEDKNKNKNDDEVVATATMEAAVEEEDDDEAALAEDDDDDDEQPNDDESITFAVAPVAEDEEGSVTFPGARARPVVANADEVHQEDDVTSVTSPTTAPATLENDTSSSAAAAFPAAVPAPVAGEEVAQLEQPSSSKSNNGEMEAVAGVDQAEDAKKETSNIEAINVEQEEIKVEEEEEKIIVSQETEEEEEKSAVISRDEITKVEVEREEIKVEHEEIIVSQETEEDQKSTAISRDEMKVEHEEIVVSQETEEEKSIAVSKDDDGQSDGKQTIELKEAMTATKTDEKGEEQVAKDKKDDEQEQQATAAPIESPKQEQQATADPIEAPLN
- the LOC127769730 gene encoding uncharacterized protein LOC127769730 isoform X1 is translated as MVSLNLQTPYEHSFMHACMQHIFSHAILSCVSYILSSPSSPPPPPPPHRRPAAAMGCGGSKEAVATGNTVGSTGGRSSRRLFRRKSSVVAAANAAPSHAPPPPSDESSAAAVVKESSVNEEVKGKGKATPKEKAIDEEKKDVEESTTAAAADEVVVKDTGVVIVEKTTTAAAAKASPAAVKKIVEEKKKEEAKNKQEAVTDDKKKEKVIPTKVAIDEKKEDVVVPMKEEFVKEKEKITDAKNDVASTENVAAVDEKIKAEEDKNKNKNDDEVVATATMEAAVEEEDDDEAALAEDDDDDDEQPNDDESITFAVAPVAEDEEGSVTFPGARARPVVANADEVHQEDDVTSVTSPTTAPATLENDTSSSAAAAFPAAVPAPVAGEEVAQLEQPSSSKSNNGEMEAVAGVDQAEDAKKETSNIEAINVEQEEIKVEEEEEKIIVSQETEEEEEKSAVISRDEITKVEVEREEIKVEHEEIIVSQETEEDQKSTAISRDEMKVEHEEIVVSQETEEEKSIAVSKDDDDVPIPCAGQSDGKQTIELKEAMTATKTDEKGEEQVAKDKKDDEQEQQATAAPIESPKQEQQATADPIEAPLN